The following proteins are co-located in the Cutaneotrichosporon cavernicola HIS019 DNA, chromosome: 3 genome:
- the TSR1 gene encoding uncharacterized protein (Ribosome biogenesis and assembly-related protein): MAPQAHHHRPTLKQSNKSFKSKHASKGARKAAAKGKTAAITAPNASTRKAVDAGSKKTRLNQQAQKRDVKQRAGREDAKFFSMSSNGGKVPRIVSIVPLLPSLSCERLVYDLLPALGLSENDIAGLHWDGHSSFVTMAPRFKSSIHFNILPPLQVFSALDAALASDIVILLLSSVDEVQLEGEAVLRCLQGQAGGVTAFACVQSPESTPLAGATKSLVHKSLLSFSRYFFPSVNKVFSADTVNDAILLARALCETPPAFIQHPDGRAWLVAEEEPMWFSAEDTVNNDQQQLSECGSLRVTGTVRGGRLSANRLVHLPGLGDFQISEISAAPSLSTRDGYPSAVCLSSPGDEADDLTANNVPDLLANEQTWPTEEEMMGAQGTETDDLPKRVKRVPKGTSAYQAAWIVDDDDEDDEGTAGDDAESASDMMDTEAMESDLDSPIQDETEELEEVELDARSEAHQEMTAEEEEAEYEAYLRERECAQRDDINFPDEIDTPRHLAASVRFQRYRGLRSFRTSPWDPYENLPLGYGEIFQFENFAATQKRVEREAREEGVELGTRVTLVLSNVPRKAIAGRSYGSPFVVHGLLRHEHKQTVLHFVVQRNTEYTEPVRAKDPLVLCAGPRRYNINPLFSQHVRGGGRGVNNVHKSERYLKPGSTTVVTTYGPACFGKLPCLLLKQDSQSGLPDLVAMGSFLSSDPTRIIAKRIVLTGHPFKVHKKTATIRYMFFNRDDVQYFQSVELHTKYGRTGHITEALGTHGYFKAHFDGPIQQMDTVCMSLYKRQFPKWSTTFQPPTVTAVKEDDNTSMELE, translated from the exons ATGgctcctcaagctcatcatcatcgaccTACTCTCAAACAG TCCAACAAGTCGTTCAAGTCCAAGCATGCCTCTAAAGGTGCGAGGAAGGCCGCTGCTAAAG GCAAGACTGCAGCTATTACTGCTCCCAATGCGTCTACTCGCAAAGCGGTCGACGCTGGCTCAAAGAAGACTCGCCTGAACCAACAGGCTCAAAAGCGAGACGTCAAACAACGTGCGGGCCGGGAGGACGCCAAGTTCTTCTCTATGAGCTCCAATGGAG GCAAGGTCCCCCGCATTGTCTCCATTGTCCCGCTTCTGCCGTCACTCTCCTGTGAACGTTTGGTTTACGACCTGCTGCCGGCTCTCGGCCTCTCCGAGAACGACATTGCTGGGCTTCATTGGGATGGCCACTCGTCTTTCGTTACCATGGCTCCCCGATTCAAGTCGTCTATCCACTTCAACATCTTGCCCCCGCTCCAAGTCTtctccgccctcgacgccgctctcgccaGTGACAttgtcatcctcctcctcagcagcGTGGATGAAgtccagctcgagggcgaagCCGTCTTGAGGTGTCTCCAAGGACAGGCTGGTGGCGTGACCGCTTTCGCTTGTGTTCAG TCCCCAGAGTCGACACCACTGGCAGGTGCAACAAAGTCGCTGGTGCACAAGTCGCTCTTATCCTTCTCCCGTTACTTCTTTCCGTCCGTGAACAAGGTCTTCTCCGCCGATACTGTGAACGACGCGATTCTCCTGGCCCGTGCATTATGCGAAACGCCACCTGCTTTCATTCAACATCCGGACGGACGGGCATGGTTGGTTGCGGAAGAGGAGCCTATGTGGTTTTCGGCAGAGGACACAGTAAACAACGATCAACAGCAACTCTCTGAGTGCGGGTCGCTCAGGGTAACTGGCACTGTGCGAGGCGGGCGCCTCAGTGCGAACCGTCTTGTGCATCTACCTGGTTTGGGGGACTTCCAGATCTCCGAG ATCTCGGCAGCACCATCTCTGTCCACGCGCGATGGCTACCCTTCGGCCGTCTGTCTTTCTTCGCCCGGCGATGAGGCTGATGACTTGACTGCCAACAATGTGCCGGATCTGCTTGCCAACGAGCAGACTTGGCCaaccgaggaggagatgatgggAGCCCAAGGAACTGAGACAGACGACCTCCCCAAGCGTGTGAAGCGTGTGCCTAAAGGTACCAGTGCCTATCAGGCGGCCTGGAtcgtcgacgatgacgatgaggacgatgagggcACTGCGGGCGATGATGCCGAATCTGCCAGCGATATGATGGACACTGAAGCCATGGAATCAG ACCTGGACTCTCCGATCCAAGACGAGACGGaagagctggaggaggtggaaCTTGATGCTCGCAGCGAGGCTCACCAAGAGATGACAGctgaggaagaagaggccGA GTACGAAGCATATCTCCGTGAGCGCGAGTGTGCGCAGCGAGACGACATCAACTTTCCGGATGAGATCGATACCCCCAGGCACTTGGCTGCCAGTGTGCGCTTCCAACGTTATCGTGGACTGCGTAGCTTCCGCACAAGCCCGTGGGATCCATACGAGAATCTGCCTCTGGGTTATGGCGAGATCTTCCAGTTCGAGAACTTTGCAGCGACCCAGAAGAGGgtggagcgcgaggcccgtgaggaaggtgtcgAG ctcggcacTCGCGTAACTTTGGTACTCAGCAATGTTCCGCGCAAGGCAATTGCCGGCAGAAGTTATGGATCGCCATTTGTTGTCCATGGCCTCCTCCGTCACGAGCACAAGCAGACTGTGCTTCACTTCGTGGTACAGAGAAACACCGAGTACACGGAGCCCGTGCGCGCCAAA GATCCGCTGGTGTTGTGTGCCGGGCCGCGGCGCTACAACATCAACCCTCTCTTCTCCCAGCATGTTCGAGGGGGCGGAAGAGGTGTCAATAATGTCCATAAGTCGGAGCGCTATCTCAAGCCCGGATCGACGACTGTTGTGACTACGTATGGCCCAGCCTGCTTTGGCAAGCTCCCATGTCTCCTGCTCAAGCAAGATTCTCAAAGTG GTCTTCCTGATTTGGTGGCGATGGGCTCGTTCCTTTCGTCTGATCCTACGCGGATTATTGCAAAGCGCATCGTTCTCACAGGGCATCCGTTCAAGGTTCACAAGAAGACAGCGACCATCCGTTACATGTTCTTCAACCGTGATGATGTCCAGTACTTCCAGTCTGTCGAACTTCACACCAAGTATGGCCGCACTGGACACATCACGGAAGCTCTCGGAACCCATGGCTATTTCAAGGCACACTTTGACGGCCCCATCCAGCAGATGGATACTGTCTGCATGAGCCTCTACAAGCGCCAGTTCCCGAAG TGGTCGACCACGTTCCAGCCGCCTACTGTGACtgccgtcaaggaggaTGACAACACGAGCATGGAGTTAGAGTAA
- the STE11 gene encoding uncharacterized protein (Serine/Threonine protein kinases, catalytic domain), giving the protein MSLALSEESSNTTPTSAGFSSKHDGTTDAILNRRGDLAASPASDAPGRRPLTPPLLRPPNGQTFVGHVKSWGDSEIAGFLSLYRCDQYTPLFHHNDIDGKVLLDLDMSSLKEIGITKIGDRVKLLSGVRELRKRAARVPLPPPPLNRSVYVTNASAENSPIPLEHDTKGSQVPKRLATALVSKRLQLSRPPPLNLQRPGPATSPEGALSIASPSSRVVTPKSYHPPNTFKTPGPADPITGKSTQDPTTSLRPPLSRDYRRSPSPNLDESGISSFGRADAQKHRAAMPWLSDSPHRNDPKAMSPTQRSVRDGNAPHPFASALRADGNKAGPDALRRPFSRPVHLGNHGMSADPSVRPGQPSLEDLRRHVVKFVNSEDGRTTKLDVSTCTSGVEVLERVLKKFGKGNTGMSSFGADNDNENDRLEVDGWGVFIQSGGSEEEVPLSESALLDICQGHRSVRVGMHNDPAVLRENGLVLRRVSHSVNRKNMEIFFGDPPPPPRSPHSPLYYSAGVPRLGETRDQESPSKAIASKKTNRASTVSIMSSLGVPGAMDPAPPTDSARSSTIGATSRKKMYNFFGHRPPSELISNHLADYFPSARKRDLEKTVRQSMMRLSQGQAQGLAVGAVHPAAASSTSLHSGPSGVQDAASPSRKARPPSTRTVSSSTTHDAIPEEVEMSNKAGDAMASATAEHAAPVDTHPPLLPPFESTGESLVDSLQQYSPAPSTVRPALRQGRRGSSGSNLSRISVISSIRKSKDKSDTASLLTVDEITAEVENRRASMSTLNDSQEHDRPFTPAASDVFPSEDDTSDSSPSDTESEESCNSTDSEDHGQGRAISSTGSRQIIKWIKGALIGAGSFGSVFLGMDAHSGLLMAVKQVDLPSGDARNEEKKRSTVQALEREIELLRELQHENIVQYLDSATDGNNLYIFLEYVPGGSVAALLSSYGAFEEALVRNFSRQILTGLNYLHERNIIHRDIKGANILVDNKGGIKISDFGISKKMESSLMERPNRPSLQGSVFWMAPEVVKQTSYTSKADIWSVGCLVVEMLTGTHPWADLTQMQAIFRIGSLARPATPNDISPDATDFLRLTFEINHNARPPASTLLNHPFIAAQPASTRTPISLEQANATLEAVAATRKQPMPPGMGMSMGG; this is encoded by the exons ATGTCGCTCGCGCTTTCAGAGGAATCGTCCAACACTACACCAACTTCGGCCGGTTTCTCCTCCAAGCATGATGGTACCACCGACGCCATTCTGAACAGGCGTGGCGACTTGGCCGCTTCTCCAGCGTCGGATGCGCCAGGCCGTCGACCGTTGACGCCTCCCCTTCTGCGCCCTCCAAATGGCCAAACTTTCGTGGGCCACGTCAAGTCCTGGGGAGACTCTGAGATTGCAGGCTTCCTGAGCCTCTACCGGTGTGATCAGTACACCCCTTTGTTCCATCACAACGACATCGATGGTAaagtcctcctcgatctcgacaTGTCCAGTCTCAAAGAGATCGGTATCACCAAGATCGGCGATCGTGTCAAGCTGCTCagcggcgtgcgcgagctccGGAAACGAGCAGCCCGTGTGCCACTGCCTCCGCCACCCTTGAACAGGAGTGTTTACGTCACGAACGCATCGGCCGAGAACAGCCCAATCCCTCTCGAACATGACACCAAGGGTTCGCAAGTTCCCAAAAGACTGGCCACCGCTCTCGTCTCGAAGCGACTTCAGCTTTCACGGCCACCACCGTTGAACCTCCAACGACCTGGACCGGCGACGTCACCGGAGGGTGCACTATCAATCGCATCCCCGTCATCTCGAGTTGTCACACCCAAGTCCTACCATCCACCGAACACCTTCAAGACACCGGGACCAGCTGATCCGATAACAGGCAAGTCAACCCAGGATCCGACTACGTCGCTGCGGCCCCCTCTCTCGCGGGACTATCGACGGTCGCCTAGCCCAAACCTGGATGAAAGTGGGATTTCAAGCTTTGGACGAGCAGATGCGCAGAAACATCGTGCAGCAATGCCCTGGCTCTCTGACTCTCCACACCGGAATGACCCGAAAGCCATGTCTCCGACGCAACGTTCCGTCCGCGATGGCAATGCACCACATCCTTTTGCGTCCGCGCTGCGAGCAGACGGGAACAAGGCTGGCCCAGACGCCCTCCGAAGGCCTTTCTCTCGGCCAGTTCATCTTGGAAACCATGGAATGTCAGCAGACCCCTCGGTACGTCCGGGTCAGCCGTCGTTGGAGGATCTGCGTCGACACGTCGTCAAGTTTGTTAATTCTGAGGATGGACGCACGACAAAGCTTGACGTGTCCACATGCACGAGTGGAGTCGAGGTTCTCGAGCGGGTTCTCAAGAAATTTGGTAAAGGGAATACGGGGATGAGCAGCTTTGGGGCAGACAATGACAACGAGAACGATCGGCTGGAGGTTGATGGTTGGGGCGTCTTTATCCAGTCTGGAGGTTCAGAGGAAG AAGTTCCACTGTCGGAGTCTGCGTTGCTGGACATTTGTCAAGGGCACCGATCCGTTCGCGTTGGCATGCACAATGACCCAGCAGTGCTCAGAGAGAACGGCCTCGTGTTACGGCGCGTATCGCACTCCGTCAATCGCAAAAACATGGAGATCTTCTTTGGTGAcccaccgcctccacctcgctctcctcacTCGCCTCTATACTACAGTGCCGGAGTGCCTCGGCTCGGCGAGACTCGCGATCAGGAGTCCCCTTCAAAGGCGATCGCCAGCAAAAAGACGAATAGGGCCAGCACGGTGTCGATCATGTCCAGCCTCGGAGTCCCTGGAGCCATGGATCCGGCGCCGCCCACTgactcggcgaggtcgtcaacgATTGGAGCCACTTCTCGCAAGAAGATGTACAACTTCTTCGGACACCGGCCCCCCAGCGAGCTCATTTCCAATCATCTTGCCGACTACTTCCCGTCTGCTCGTAAGCGCGATCTCGAGAAGACCGTGCGGCAAAGCATGATGCGTCTGTCTCAAGGCCAGGCTCAAggcctcgccgtcggtgCGGTCCACCCTGCAGCGGCTTCTAGCACATCCCTCCACTCAGGACCGTCCGGAGTGCAGGATGCGGCTAGCCCGAGTCGGAAGGCGCGACCTCCCTCGACGCGGACTGTCTCATCATCCACAACCCACGACGCCATTCCAGAAGAGGTCGAAATGTCTAACAAGGCAGGCGATGCAATGGCGTCCGCGACTGCTGAACACGCTGCTCCTGTTGACAcccaccctcctcttctACCACCTTTCGAGTCGACTGGCGAAAGCCTGGTAGATTCTCTGCAGCAGTACTCCCCTGCACCATCAACAGTTCGTCCGGCATTGCGTCAGGGGAGGCGTGGTTCCTCAGGATCCAATCTCAGTCGCATCAGCGtcatctcctccattcGGAAAAGCAAGGACAAGAGCGACACGGCGAGCCTTCTCACTGTCGACGAGATTACTGCTGAGGTCGAGAACCGCCGAGCCAGCATGTCCACCCTCAATGACTCCCAAGAACACGATCGCCCGTTCACGCCTGCCGCCTCGGATGTCTTCCCTAGTGAAGACGACACGTCCGATTCGAGTCCCTCGGACACCGAATCTGAAGAGTCCTGCAACTCCACTGATAGTGAAGATCATGGTCAAGGGCGTGCAATTTCCTCTACGGGTT CGAGACAAATCATCAAGTGGATCAAGGGCGCATTGATTGGAGCCGGATCCTTTGGCTCTGTCTTTCTCGGAATGGACGCCCATTCGGGGCTTCTCATGGCCGTCAAGCAGGTCGACTTGCCCTCTGGAGACGCGAGGAACGAGGAGAAAAAGCGCAGCACGGTACAAGCCttggagagagagatagAGCTCCTGAGGGAGCTTCAGCACGAGAATATTGTCCAGTACCTCG ACTCTGCCACCGACGGCAACAATCTCTACATTTTCTTGGAGTACGTCCCGGGCGGCTCTGTGGCCGCTCTGCTGAGTAGCTACGGGGCCTTTGAGGAGGCACTTGTTCGAAACTTCTCGCGCCAAATTCTCACGGGTCTCAACTATCTCCACGAACGCAACATTATACACCGCGATATCAAGGGTGCAAACATATTGGTCGACAATAAGGGTGGGATCAAGATTTCAGACTTTGGCATCTcgaagaagatggagagcA GCTTGATGGAGCGGCCGAATCGACCATCTCTCCAAGGCTCGGTATTCTGGATGGCCCCCGAAGTTGTCAAGCAGACTAGCTACACCTCCAAAGCCGACATCTGGAGCGTTGGCTGTCTCGTGGTGGAGATGTTGACTGGCACTCATCCTTGGGCTGATCTGACACAGATGCAAGCCATCTTTCGG ATCGGGTCACTTGCACGGCCAGCAACACCCAATGATATTTCACCAGACGCCACCGACTTCCTCCGTCTTACTTTCGAAATCAATCACAATGCCCGTCCGCCCGCTTCCACGTTGCTCAACCACCCGTTCATCGCGGCGCAACCAGCCTCTACGCGAACGCCCATCTCACTGGAGCAAGCAAACGCCACTTTGGAGGCCGTTGCCGCGACCCGAAAGCAGCCTATGCCACCTGGTATGGGCATGAGCATGGGCGGATAA
- the IKS1 gene encoding uncharacterized protein (Protein tyrosine kinase): protein MQAGFDTDSPDSRSWTPIGETSNQLIVYHASSHAIQVVPHPRHDPSHPSSSNQLRVLPTQVTKAKPARLNPPSESDKCPLCGHDRFPFAQSAHDSPLSSDYDEAAEGHYFRVLERAHESSRPGTPVSARPDRSTHSPSSTPTGRGERLPNEDASDLPAMGYYRRFFKEERRLGIGAEGSVFLATHVIGGNVLGQYAVKKIAVGTSKEYLVRILREVRLLEALRHPNIIPYYHSWVDETQFSAFGPPILALHVLMMYATAGNLDSFLLNRSYGDPSQPPQSAADVGDAENIDLLPKAERIKAFKRRRQSGNHGRRGETRGVLLLGLDEILKLFGDVVSGLAFLHSNSILHLDLKCSNVLLHWEEGEVIPKALLSDFGTSEEMLRGSRERSGHTGTMEYMAPETIVTDTRGNWRPSDSHADMWSLGMVLHKLLFLRLPYEFTEDLQRLHVEIVAYPGFEATPSLVETCERRHIPRNVLLLLEKLLHLSPDQRPTIETIKSAVLNQARRYAVFWHSLRLLSLLLAHNCWSQRWIWFLSLQSTHSNWLAAWYSSSRF, encoded by the exons ATGCAAGCTGGATTTGATACGGATTCTCCTGATAGTCGCTCCTGGACACCTATCGG TGAAACTTCGAATCAACTCATTGTCTATCATGCATCGTCTCATGCTATTCAAGTCGTTCCCCACCCTCGTCATGACCCATCTCAtccgtcctcctcgaacCAGCTTCGCGTTTTGCCAACTCAAGTCACCAAGGCCAAACCCGCCCGTTTGAACCCTCCGTCAGAATCCGACAAGTGTCCCTTGTGCGGACACGACCGTTTTCCTTTTGCCCAGTCCGCCCACGACAGTCCCCTCAGTTCCGACTATGATGAGGCTGCTGAAGGACACTACTTTCGTGTCCTCGAACGTGCTCACGAATCCAGTCGCCCAGGGACTCCAGTCTCAGCAAGACCGGACCGTTCCACCCACTCGCCGTCTTCTACCCCCACAGGCCGTGGCGAGCGCCTGCCAAACGAGGATGCATCTGATCTGCCCGCCATGGGATACTATCGGCGTTTTTTCAAGGAAGAGAGACGTCTAGGGATCGGCGCTGAAGGCAGCGTATTCCTCGCTACGCATGTCATCGGCGGCAACGTGCTAG GTCAGTACGCTGTGAAGAAGATTGCAGTCGGTACCTCTAAAGAGTATCTCGTGCGCATCCTGCGCGAAGTGCGCTTGCTCGAAGCTCTACGGCATCCCAACATCATCCCTTACTATCATTCATGGGTGGACGAAACCCAGTTTTCAGCCTTTGGTCCGCCCATTCTGGCGCTCCACGTCCTCATGATGTACGCAACTGCTGGTAATCTCGACTCGTTCCTTCTGAACCGGAGCTATGGCGATCCTTCTCAGCCTCCCCAAAGCGCTGCAGATGTTGGGGACGCGGAAAACATCGATCTGCTCCCCAAAGCGGAACGAATCAAAGCGTTCaagcgccggcgccagaGTGGCAACCACGGTCGTCGGGGCGAGACTCGAGGAGTTCTCTTGCTGGGGCTCGATGAGATCCTGAAGCTGTTCGGGGACGTCGTGTCCGGCCTTGCGTTCTTG CACTCCAACTCCATCCTGCACCTCGATCTCAAGTGTTCCAATGTTCTCCTTCAttgggaggaaggcgaggtCAT CCCAAAGGCACTGCTTTCCGACTTTGGCACATCAGAGGAGATGCTTCGGGGCAGCCGGGAGCGATCAGGCCACACGGGCACTATGGAGTACATG GCCCCCGAGACGATTGTAACTGATACGCGTGGCAACTGGAGGCCGTCGGACTCTCACGCTGACATGTGGTCGCTGG GAATGGTGCTCCACAAACTCCTTTTCCTTCGTCTGCCCTACGAGTTCACGGAAGACTTGCAACGACTGCATGTAGAGATCGTCGCCTATCCCGGCTTTGAGGCGACGCCCAGTCTGGTCGAGACATGCGAGAGACGCCACATTCCCCGAAACGTACTCCTGCTCCTGGAGAAACTTCTACACCTCTCGCCTGATCAACGTCCCA CTATCGAAAC TATCAAAAGCGCAGTCCTGAATCAAGCTCGCCGATACGCAGTCTTCTGGCACTCCCTCCGCCTTCTGAGCCTGTTATTGGCACACAATTGCTGGAGCCAACGGTGGATATGGTTCCTCAGTCTGCAGTCTACTCATTCCAACTGGCTCGCAGCGTGGTATTCGTCCTCAAG GTTCTAA
- the vps26 gene encoding uncharacterized protein (Vacuolar protein sorting-associated protein 26), with amino-acid sequence MSSFFGFAAAPVDVEIRLKGEEERKQVELKGEKDRRELCPVYYDGESVDGQVLVRVKDGKKFQHDGIRIELVGSIELFYDRGNHYEFVSLSQELAGPGEMRQAQSFDFTFKNVEKQYESYSGINVKLRYYIRVTLMRRAGEMSKEREFWVHSYRMPPDSNTSIKMEVGIADCLHIEFEYKKAKYHLKDVIVGKIYFLLVRIKIKHMELAIIRRETTGAAPNPYNESETITKFEIMDGAPVRGETIPIRLFLGGFELTPTFRDVNKKFSVRYYLNLVLIDEENRRYFKQQEITVYRIPEN; translated from the exons atgtcctccttcttcggctTTGCCGCAGCTCCAGTTGACGTCGAAATTCGACTCAaaggcgaggaagagcggAAACAAGTCGAACTCAAAGGCGAAAAGGATCGCAGGGAGCTCTGCCCAGTCTATTACGATGGGGAAAGCGTCGATGGCCAA GTTCTCGTGCGcgtcaaggacggcaagaagTTCCAGCATGATGGCATCCGCATCGAGCTTGTGGGCTCGATTG AACTCTTTTACGACCGCGGAAACCATTACGAGTTCGTATCTCTGAGCCAAGAACTAGCAGGCCCGGGAGAGATGCGCCAGGCGCAGTCGTTCGACTTCACCTTCAAGAACGTGGAGAAGCAGTACGAGAGTTACTCGGGTATCAACGTTAAACTGCG CTACTATATCCGCGTGACTCTGATGAGGCGCGCGGGCGAGATGAGCAAGGAGCGAGAGTTCTGGGTGCATTCGTACCGCATGCCACCTGACAGTAACACGAGCATCAAGATGGAAGTGGGCATTGCGGACTGCCTTCATATCGAGTTCGAGTacaagaaggccaa GTACCACCTCAAGGACGTGATTGTTGGCAAAATCTACTTTCTTCTTGTCCGAATCAAGATCAAGCACATGGAGCTCGCCATCATTCGACGCGAGACGACGGGAGCCGCCCCCAACCCTTACAACGAGTCGGAGACGATTACCAAGTTTGAGATCATGGATGGGGCTCCGGTTCGAGGGGAAACTATCCCCATCCGCCTCTTCCTAGGCGGCTTTGAGCTTACACCAACATTCCGGGACGTGAACAAGAAGTTCTCGGTCCGGTATTACCTGAACCTTGTTCTGATAGACGAGGAGAACCGACGCTATTTCAAACAGCAAGAGATTACCGTCTATCGTATCCC CGAAAACTGA